From Penicillium psychrofluorescens genome assembly, chromosome: 1, one genomic window encodes:
- a CDS encoding uncharacterized protein (ID:PFLUO_001252-T1.cds;~source:funannotate): MAGLTRLCTWFFLALLGFSLSSSASTQEETTQWPLHNDGLNKVVQWDHYSFQINDQRIFVFSGEFHYWRIPVPSLWRDILEKIKAAGFTAFAFYSNWAYHAPNNHTVDFSTGAHDIRGLFELAKDIGLYIIVRPGPYINAEVTAGGFPLWLTTGDYGSLRNNDTRYTKAWTPYFSEMTQITSKYQVTDGENALCYQIENEYGDQWVGDPSARDPNETAISYMELLEASARKNGITVPLTANDPNMDTHSWGSDWSNEGGNVDVTGVDSYPSCWTCDLSQCTSTNGVYVPFQVMEYYEYFQENQPTMPEFMPEFQGGSYNPWGGPEGGCADNTGAEFANLFYRWNIGQRVTAMSLYMLFGGTNWGGIAAPVTASSYDYSAPISEDRSIGSKYYETKLLALFTRAAKDLTMTELKGNGTQYTTNSAVRAYELRNPETNAGFYPTFHVNTSLSTNEAFRLHVDTSAGALTVPRHGGTIRLNGHQSKIVVTDFTFGSKKLLYSTAEVLTYAVFDKTPTLVLWVPTGESGEFAVKGAKKGSIKKSQGCSHVEFYHEDNGLTVTFTQSHGMSVVELDNEVRVVLLDRTHAYRFWAPALTNDPLVPETESVLIQGPHLVRGAKLSGSTLAVTGDAINATVLEVFAPKNVKTITWNGKMLHTQRTEYGSLKGMPAAPASVKLPSFGTWKTKDSLPERFADYDDSGPAWVDADHMTTLNPRTPTTLPVLYADEYGFHNGVRLWRGYFTGGATGVSLNVQGGSAFGWSAWLNGQLIGSYFGTAAAEQGNLTLSFANATLQHKEPNVLLVVHDDTGHDETTGALNPRGILDAKLLGSPDPKFTHWKIAGTAGGESNLDPVRGVYNEDGLYGERVGWHLPGFDDCRWPSTSTERKSESPSAVLSFKGATVQFFRTTIPLNLPSGHDISISFVLSTPAGSTKAYRAQLFVNGYQYGRYNPYIGNQVVYPVPAGILNYSGENTVAVAVWAQTVEGGSIGVDWRVNYVADSSLDVVQLAAEEEALRPVWSKEREAYA, from the exons ATGGCCGGGCTAACACGGCTGTGTACGTGGTTCTTCCTCGCTCTGCTAGGATTTTCGCTATCTTCTAGCGCCTCAACACAGGAAGAGACAACTCAATGGCCGCTCCACAATGACGGCCTGAACAAGGTTGTGCAATGGGACCACTATAGCTTCCAGATCAACGACCAGCgcatcttcgtcttctccggCGAATTCCACTACTGGCGCATTCCCGTCCCTAGTCTGTGGCGCGATATCTTGGAAAAGATCAAGGCTGCCGGATTCACGGCGTTTGCGTTCTACTCAAACTGGGCATACCATGCGCCCAACAATCACACCGTCGACTTTTCAACCGGGGCACACGACATCAGAGGTCTCTTTGAGCTTGCCAAGGATATCGGTCTGTATATCATCGTCCGTCCGGGTCCGTACATCAATGCTGAAGTCACCGCTGGCGGGTTTCCCTTGTGGTTGACTACGGGAGACTATGGCTCGCTGCGGAATAATGATACGCGGTATACGAAGGCATGGACGCCGTACTTCAGTGAAATGACGCAGATCACCAGCAAATATCAAGTGACAGATGGCGAGAATGCCCTCTGCTATCAGATTGAAAATGAGTACGGGGATCAGTGGGTTGGGGATCCCTCTGCGCGCGACCCGAATGAGACGGCTATCTCGTACATGGAGCTCCTTGAAGCGAGTGCGCGCAAGAATGGGATTACCGTGCCGCTCACGGCGAATGATCCGAATATGGATACTCATTCCTGGGGAAGTGACTGGTCTAATGAGGGTGGGAATGTGGATGTGACAGGCGTGGATTCGTATCCTTCA TGCTGGACCTGCGATCTCAGCCAATGCACCTCAACCAATGGAGTCTACGTGCCCTTCCAGGTGATGGAATACTACGAGTACTTCCAAGAGAACCAGCCCACGATGCCGGAGTTCATGCCCGAGTTCCAGGGCGGCTCGTACAATCCCTGGGGCGGACCCGAGGGCGGCTGCGCTGACAACACGGGCGCCGAGTTCGCGAACCTGTTCTACCGGTGGAATATCGGGCAGCGCGTCACGGCCATGAGTCTGTACATGCTGTTCGGCGGCACGAACTGGGGCGGAATTGCTGCTCCCGTCACGGCAAGTAGCTACGACTACTCAGCTCCCATCTCGGAGGACCGTTCCATTGGCTCGAAGTACTACGAGACCAAACTGCTGGCGCTATTTACTCGCGCTGCGAAGGATCTGACTATGACTGAGCTGAAGGGAAATGGCACGCAGTATACCACCAATAGCGCGGTGAGAGCCTACGAGCTGCGGAATCCGGAGACAAATGCTGGATTCTATCCAACTTTCCATGTGAATACGTCGCTATCCACGAACGAGGCATTCCGTCTTCACGTTGATACCTCGGCTGGTGCGTTGACTGTCCCGAGACACGGAGGCACGATCCGATTGAACGGCCACCAGTCCAAGATCGTCGTGACGGATTTCACATTTGGGTCCAAAAAACTGCTGTACTCGACCGCCGAGGTGCTCACTTACGCCGTCTTCGACAAGACCCCAACCCTGGTTCTGTGGGTTCCAACCGGCGAATCGGGCGAGTTCGCCGTCAAGGGCGCAAAGAAGGGGTCTATTAAGAAAAGCCAGGGATGTTCGCATGTCGAGTTCTATCACGAAGACAACGGGTTGACTGTTACCTTCACACAGTCGCATGGTATGAGCGTTGTCGAGCTTGACAATGAAGTGCGAGTCGTCCTGCTCGACCGTACACATGCCTATCGTTTCTGGGCACCTGCCCTCACTAATGATCCATTGGTCCCTGAGACAGAGAGCG TGCTCATCCAGGGCCCTCATCTCGTCCGAGGTGCCAAGCTGTCAGGATCTACGCTTGCCGTGACGGGTGATGCCATCAACGCCACGGTCCTAGAGGTTTTTGCGCCCAAAAACGTCAAGACAATTACGTGGAACGGCAAGATGCTTCACACACAGCGGACAGAGTATGGCAGTCTCAAAGGCATGCCTGCTGCACCGGCCTCGGTCAAATTGCCCTCTTTTGGAACATGGAAGACCAAAGATAGTTTGCCGGAGAGATTCGCAGATTATGATGATTCCGGGCCGGCGTGGGTTG ATGCCGACCATATGACAACTCTGAACCCGCGTACTCCGACCACCCTCCCCGTTCTATATGCAGACGAATACG GCTTCCACAACGGCGTCCGTCTCTGGCGCGGCTACTTCACCGGTGGTGCGACAGGAGTTTCTCTCAACGTGCAAGGAGGATCGGCCTT TGGCTGGTCAGCCTGGCTAAACGGTCAATTAATCGGCTCATACTTTGGCACCGCAGCCGCAGAGCAAGGAAACCTAACGCTCTCATTCGCAAACGCCACACTCCAGCACAAAGAACCCAACGTGCTCCTCGTAGTCCACGATGACACAGGCCACGACGAAACAACCGGCGCGCTGAACCCGCGTGGAATCCTCGACGCAAAACTGCTCGGCTCTCCGGACCCCAAGTTCACACACTGGAAAATCGCCGGCACAGCAGGCGGCGAATCCAACCTTGACCCCGTGCGCGGCGTCTACAACGAAGACGGCCTCTACGGTGAGCGGGTGGGATGGCATCTCCCCGGCTTCGACGACTGCAGGTGGCCGTCCACGTccacagaaagaaaatcagaatcACCATCAGCCGTCCTCAGCTTCAAAGGCGCAACAGTCCAGTTCTTCCGCACAACCATCCCGCTCAACCTACCCTCGGGACACGACATCTCCATATCCTTTGTCCTGTCCACTCCCGCTGGCTCAACGAAGGCCTACCGCGCCCAGCTCTTCGTGAACGGGTACCAGTACGGTAGGTATAATCCGTACATCGGGAACCAGGTGGTATACCCTGTTCCAGCTGGGATTCTCAACTACAGTGGAGAGAATACGGTGGCGGTCGCGGTGTGGGCGCAGACGGTGGAGGGGGGTAGTATTGGTGTTGATTGGCGGGTCAATTATGTCGCGGATAGCTCGTTGGATGTTGTGCAGCTGGCTGCTGAGGAAGAGGCGTTGAGACCTGTTTGGAGTAAGGAGAGGGAGGCATATGCTTAG
- a CDS encoding uncharacterized protein (ID:PFLUO_001251-T1.cds;~source:funannotate) — protein MSPRNSGDIEAIDVDKSHFDNVEIVANADKPNPRKEAPAYVASLSPEERERAEKALVRKIDFRLLPMIIIMYILNYLDRNNIAAARLAGLPQDLNLHGNQYATCLSVLFVGYLLMQIPSNLLLNKFGKPAIYLPCAMMLWGIISTCTAAAQNFAGLVVIRFFLGFVEAAYFPGCLYFLSAWYTRKELGFRTAALYSGSLISGAFSGLIAAGITGGMDGVKGLRAWRWLFIIEGAMTIAIAFISIWVLPNFPRTTSWLSEEEKELAAWRLEEDIGEDDWVDSEQQSFLHGAKLAFVDIKTWILMLMILCIVSSASVTNFFPTVVETLNFNDIDTLLLTAPPYCLAVISAFANAWHADRTGERYWHVTLPLYLSVVAFIIAATTTSVAPRYVSMMLMVPSFYAGYVVALGWISNTLPRPASKRAAALAAINCVSNASSIYASYMYPDSDAPRFVPAMSVNCATAVIAILSATVLRFLLVRLNKKLDRGESVEGAVSSGGGVPGEASHRGFRFLV, from the exons ATGTCTCCCAGAAATTCGGGTGATATCGAAGCTATCGACGTCGACAAGAGTCATTTCGACAACGTCGAGATTGTGGCAAATGCCGACAAGCCCAATCCTCGCAAGGAGGCACCGGCCTATGTGGCCAGTCTGTCGCCGGAGGAGCGGGAGAGGGCCGAGAAGGCCCTCGTCCGCAAGATTGATTTCCGTCTGCTGCccatgatcatcatcatgtaTATCCTCAATTACCTGGATCGCAACAATATC GCCGCGGCGAGGTTGGCTGGTCTTCCGCAGGATTTGAATCTGCATGGGAATCAATACGCG ACCTGTCTCAGTGTCTTGTTCGTCGGTTACCTGCTGATGCAGA TCCCGTCCAACCTGCTTCTGAACAAATTCGGCAAGCCCGCAATTTACCTTCCCTGTGCTATGATGCTCTGgggcatcatctccacctgCACCGCTGCCGCACAGAACTTTGCCGGTCTGGTGGTGATCCGATTCTTCCTCGGTTTCGTCGAGGCTGCCTACTTC CCTGGTTGCTTGTACTTCCTGAGTGCGTGGTACACGCGCAAGGAATTGGGTTTCCGCACTGCCGCGCTATACTCGGGCTCCCTGATCTCGGGTGCTTTCTCTGGTCTGATCGCGGCGGGTATCACCGGTGGCATGGACGGCGTCAAGGGACTGCGGGCCTG GCGCTGGCttttcatcatcgaaggTGCCAtgaccatcgccatcgctttcatctccatctggGTCCTACCCAACTTCCCTCGCACCACCAGCTGGCTCtcggaagaggagaaggaactgGCTGCCTGGCGACTGGAAGAGGATATCGGTGAAGATGACTGGGTTGACAGCGAGCAGCAGTCGTTCCTGCACGGCGCCAAGCTAGCCTTTGTGGACATCAAGACGTGGATTCTG ATGCTCATGATCCTCTGCATCGTCTCCTCTGCCTCCGTAACCAACTTTTTCCCAACAGTGGTCGAAACTCTCAACTTCAACGACATCGAcactctcctcctcaccgCGCCACCTTACTGTCTCGCCGTGATTAGCGCCTTCGCGAACGCATGGCACGCTGACCGAACGGGCGAGCGCTACTGGCACGTCACCCTGCCGCTGTACCTCTCCGTCGtggccttcatcatcgccgcgACTACCACCAGCGTCGCACCCCGCTATGTCTCCATGATGCTCATGGTCCCGTCTTTCTACGCCGGCTACGTCGTCGCTCTGGGCTGGATCTCGAATACTCTGCCCCGTCCCGCTTCGAAGCGTGCTGCTGCACTCGCGGCCATTAATTGCGTTAGCAATGCGAGCAGTATCTATGCCAGTTACATGTATCCTGATAGCGATGCTCCGCGGTTCG TCCCTGCCATGTCCGTCAACTGTGCTACCGCCGTCATCGCTATCCTCAGCGCTACAGTCCTccgcttccttcttgtccGTCTGAACAAGAAGCTTGACCGCGGCGAGTCCGTTGAGGGTGCTGTAAGcagtggcggtggtgttcCGGGCGAGGCGAGCCACCGTGGCTTCCGGTTCCTGGTCTAA
- a CDS encoding uncharacterized protein (ID:PFLUO_001253-T1.cds;~source:funannotate) produces the protein MYDINVPNAEFGAATVRIAFPPASLLKFPPAAYPETIPAPHTTHPTWRQPFNIPNDLYTQVLDVRVPITIASVYAITVVLINRLNKRRGYKPYAFSNTQLFKLFVVLHNVFLAIYSAWTFAGMLRAFSTTLPDRDDPHGLVGVVDSLCKINGQRGYGNAATYSPVTNEWSSPNPALNLTNGLPGADAGRLWNEGLAYFGWIFYLSKFYEVVDTAIILAKGKKSSTLQTYHHAGAMMCMWAGIRYVAAPIWIFALVNSGIHAMMYTYYTLTALRVRVPQAVKRSLTTMQITQFVLGTNMAAAYLFVHYTIPYPSGGSALRHLSKATTAASSPSAEASAGSWWKRIGQASPSGYTQQMVTCMDTTGQAFATWLNITYLLPLTYLFVRFFVRSYLIRTDSRIKQPTHMEAAEKAGMDALKSLSREIQKAAIEGENSEVTDDEVVRAHVINAAQKIAGVESSPARTRLSGANNTAATSASRSESEDGFSAVPAKKGAKKQTRSKKVTSNGNAKGENPFGVLDNDA, from the exons ATGTACGACATCAACGTGCCAAATGCCGAATTCGGGGCTGCTACAGTCCGCATTGCCTTTCCCCCGGCCTCACTGCTGAAGTTTCCGCCTGCCGCGTATCCGGAGACCATTCCCGCGCCACACACTACCCACCCGACATGGCGACAACccttcaacatccccaaTGATCTCTATACCCAGGTTCTCGACGTGCGCGTGCCTATCACTATCGCTAGTGTCTACGCCATCACCGTCGTCCTGATCAACCGCCTGAACAAGCGCCGCGGGTATAAGCCATACGCTTTTAGCAACACCCAGCTCTTTAAGCTGTTCGTCGTGCTGCACAatgtcttcctcgccatctaCTCCGCCTGGACTTTTGCAGGCATGCTTCGAGCCTTCAGCACCACCTTGCCGGACCGCGACGATCCTCACGGCCTAGTCGGCGTCGTGGACTCGCTGTGCAAAATCAATGGGCAGCGCGGCTACGGCAACGCCGCCACATACAGCCCCGTGACGAACGAGTGGTCCAGCCCCAACCCAGCGCTGAATCTGACCAACGGTCTGCCGGGCGCGGACGCCGGTCGTCTCTGGAACGAGGGTCTGGCATACTTTGGCTGGATTTTCTACTTATCCAAGTTCTATGAGGTGGTCGACACGGCTATCATCCTGGccaagggaaagaagagctcgACTCTGCAGACTTATCACCATGCCGGGGCTATGATGTGCATGTGGGCTGGCATTCGCTATGTGGCTGCGCCCATTTGGATCTTTGCACTGGTCAACTCGGGTATTCACGCGATGATG TACACCTACTACACCCTGACTGCTCTCCGCGTTCGCGTGCCCCAGGCGGTCAAGCGTAGCTTGACCACTATGCAAATCACCCAGTTTGTTCTGGGAACCAACATGGCCGCCGCCTACCTGTTCGTCCACTACACGATCCCTTACCCATCCGGCGGTTCCGCTCTTCGCCATCTGTCAAAAGCGACCACCGCTGCCAGCAGCCCCAGTGCCGAAGCCAGTGCCGGTTCCTGGTGGAAGAGGATCGGTCAGGCGAGTCCCTCGGGCTACACCCAACAGATGGTTACCTGCATGGATACAACCGGCCAAGCCTTTGCGACCTGGCTCAACATCACCTACCTGCTACCTCTCACCTACCTCTTCGTGCGTTTCTTCGTGCGGTCGTATCTGATCCGCACCGACTCGCGCATCAAGCAGCCGACCCACATGGAAgccgccgagaaggccggcATGGACGCTCTCAAGAGCCTTAGCCGTGAGATCCAAAAGGCCGCTATTGAGGGCGAGAACAGTGAGGTTACGGACGACGAGGTGGTTCGAGCACACGTCATCAACGCTGCTCAGAAGATTGCCGGAGTTGAGTCTTCGCCAGCACGGACACGACTTTCCGGAGCGAACAATACTGCTGCCACTTCGGCCAGCCGTTCAGAGTCCGAGGATGGATTCTCGGCGGTgcctgcgaagaagggcgCTAAAAAGCAAACCCGTTCGAAGAAAGTGACTTCGAATGGGAATGCTAAGGGGGAGAACCCCTTCGGAGTTCTCGACAACGATGCATGA